The region CATAATATTAGCCTGTTCAAAACTGTGAAGAATTTAGAGCCCCTTTGTTGCCACGGTAGCCAGTTCACTTTTGAAGCTGTTGCCTAGCAACTCCCTGGGTGTCAGCTGTAGTTGGCCTTATAGTCCTGTTTGAGAAActtgttttgggggctgggggggttagggggtttGCTGTCATTCTCATATGTTGACTGAGTTTCAGACAGTGAATTTGAAGTACCTGTGATTGTTAATCATGCATTCAACTGTAAAACcataaaagttttaaatattaGAACATTTGGTCAAAATTTAAGTAACAGTTTCTTCCTGCAATAATTTATCTGTTTGCAAGTTTTTATAATCAGTATTTTATCTGTTCTTTTATCTGCTTATATGGTCTAATTATGTCCTTATCCCCTTATTCCCTAGTATCAGGATTTGTTTAACCcaaaacaattgcattattttaatctGCACATGCAGCATTGTCATTACACAGCAAGAGGCAGTCTTCCCCAAAGGGTCAAAGTAGACTCTTTCATCAGAGTGATAAGTGATGAGCAATGTCTGTTTAGTCCAAAATTATTTCACAACTGGGATTGTATGATGCAACttttgatattttgatattttttataaGTGCTATTTTGGGAGACTTGTGAAATTGGTACTGGGGGATTGTTTTGATTTGGTTATAATTCCTTCCTCTTAGTGAAGAAAACTGCCTCATGTCGTACTCACATGCGGTATCCATGTCATATTTGTTATGATTTTGTTGGGCAAGTGTGGGCCTGAAGGGCTGAGCTCACTGTTTGACAAGCACTATTTTCAACAGACTATTATCTGTCATGCTAAGTGGTGAACCTGTCTGGcttggaaacattttttcttaatttggtttTCATCAGGGTTATACATGTAGATGGATAATCAGACAGTGGTGACCTTTATGcagatcaaataaaatattttcaatttcagccacaatattattatcattgtcattattttcatcaatatttaattttgtagCTAGCTGTCAGTGAAATGTTTGGGTCCATGTTTCGCTCTCGCTCTGTgcataataaatttaatttgattactGAATATCAAATGATTATGCGTTGTGTTTTGTCACATTTTATccatatttttggaaattttaCTATGAGTTCAGCGTAACACAGTTGCATATGATCTTGAGTTGGGAATGACTGATGACAGGTCCCGTTGTTATTCTGACCTACTCTGAAACAACCTATAATGGCAGCTACAATATATACTTGAGAGAATCAAGTGACCACGTAAGATAAATATAAGatggtattttaatatttaagatCATATTCACTTTGTGCGCATAAAATTCTATGTGTTTGGCTTGTGGTCTGAGTAGGACACAGATGCTTGTTTTCCTACAATATGTCCACATCAAGAGAGAACCCAATAGCCCAGGCCGGTGGGCTAAAGCtaatttttatgtaaaagcaTTTATCTCATTTACAGAAGTCAGAAGATTGAGCAGCTTATGATAgccaaagcaaataaaaatgcacatgaaGGATTCTTTTCATCACTCCTGGAAGATAATGCCTGAAGTTGACAGCCCAGATGGTCACATTAGGATTTTAGCTACCTTGGTGCAGTAAATATGCCGATTGTCAATGACACTGAGGATGCCCTTCCGTCCTTGTtccaaacatacacaaatattcaATTTAATGACAGAAGGATGAAGCAGGGATTAGGAACCTTCAGCTGTAGCCTGTAAGTTTGACAACCTGATTTGCTATAGTTTATgttcagctgtttaaatggaaacaATGTAAGATATGTTTTTTGATTTCACTTTTGCTGACTGAGTGGCTAAAGTTAATATCACTTCTTGTCAGTCCTTCATTGTGGGGCGAAGAGATATCAATGAAGACTCACCAGCCACTGAGATGATGAAGGCCGCATCCATGGGATCAATCCCCAGGGTCCTGGCTCGCGCTGACAGATGGAAATAAGGAATGAAGTAGGCCAGCTGACTGAACACCACCGACCACGTGTAGATGCAGAAGAAAGGGTTTTTTAACAGGGAGAAATCCAgaagttttggtttttttctcgGGGGTTGCTTGAGGACACCGCTGCTTTCCAGCGCATTCCCTAAGACGGGGGAATTTACGTTCTGCATCGACGAGTTCACCTCCGAGGTGTCATGTCCCGCCACGGCCTCGCCGTGTGCGATGGCTTGACCGTTGACGCCGTTTCTGACCGTAGTCGTTGTGAGGTCTGAGGTCAGTGGGGCATTTGTTTCCATGGCTGCTGACTCAGGGGCTGGGGTTTGCCAGTGGTGTCCCAAAGCCGGGTCGGTTTTTGTAATGCCACTAGGTAAAGGGCGGTGTTCGTTCAAGCATGCGTTGGCAGGACCGTTCTCCAGACCGGACCCCTTGCTCGGCTGCTCTTTTCGGCCTGCAGGTACGGGCGATGAGGACGAGGATGAGGCTGGTCTAAGGTTGATAGGCCTCAGAAGCATCCCGGAAGCAACCAGGTTCAACATGAGGCCTCCAAAGATGAGGAAAGCCCCTGTGTAGGAAGAAGTACACGGGACCAAGTAAGAAAAAACAGCCGAGAAACTGCCGTTTACACACCTTCTCCACTGCTGTGGACCGTTGAGTTAAACCACAGGCTTCACCACGATAGGATACGATTTCGATTCTTGAGGCAACAGTTGGATATTTGACAATGTCACAAATTTAGCTACGATATGGTCCAAAACAACCAGTATATATGTTCCAGGACATGATCCTGTTTCAACATACATCTGCAACCAAAATGAGGTTGAGAGTGCAAAGAAAATGATTTATGTCAGGTTTAACAGACGGAAAAATGGCACTAGGGCGAGTGTTGATGAGGTCGAGTCTGAAACGAAACTGTGATGTTGGCGGTGTTGCCAGGGAGCAAATTGCCTTAAAGTTatggacatttaaatatttaaaagtgttTTGCTGTGATTCATAACAGTATGCATTGATTTTTGCAAGTTGTATCAATTGCATTGGATCGTTGCCATCTAATGTATCATATAATGGTACTGGTGCATCATTATACCCCTAACACAGACCAGATCCATTTCCACAGTGCTGTTCACATCAGCTGTTAGaattatgtgtatatttataattaCTCAATGACACAATGCCAACTGCATGAATAACACACAGGGGCAGATTGGCAGTGCTATTGGCACTGCGTCTGTGGGTACATATTTATCTTTGAATGCAGCCATCAGTAGcacatgcaaaaatgtattcataaggTGTGCCCTAATCAGTAAACTGACTTTGAGTTTCACGACAATGTCAGAGATTTGTCATGTTTAAGTCAAAAGCTCATTTGTAGAAAGCCGTATAAGAACAGATCAATCGTTGATTACAGTGCATACCTTGCCAGCCGTATTTCTCTAGAAGGAGCTGAGTGAAAGGAGCAAGGGCAAAGGTCAGACCCATCCCAGAGCGGCCAATAGAATACGCCGTTGCGATCCTCTTTCTGAAATACGTCGCTGTCACGACAGACGTGGCTTGGTACAGGAGAGCAAAGCCAAGACCTGAAGTAAATACAATGAGACAAAATGTTCCAATTACCAATTACACTTCGTTGCAGTTAAGTGCTGAAACATATTGCCACCTTTAGTCATTTATCCTAATATGAGAAACTTGTTACTTTCTCTTCTCcaattttatataataaaatgtattttacaattaaatataaAGAGTTCACAGATGAGACTTACACATGTTACCAAAAAGACCATTGCTGATCAGCTTGTGGGAACTTTTGAGTTTTGAGTTACTGACTGAATGCAAACACTTCAAACACACTTTTTCAGATGCTGAACGGAAAGTCTGGAAAGTCTTTTTGAACAGTGGGCCTCCAGGACCAGCCTTAAAGCTCCACCTACCTACAACCAGTCCCAGGCTGACGTACAGGAAGACCACGCTGGTTGCTAGCATGCTAATCAGGAAGCCCGTGCTGACTAACACCGCTCCCGCTATTGAGGTAATCTTGCATCCCAGCTTTCCACACGCAACAGAGGCCAGGGGACCTGGAGAGAGAACAAAGCAAGCTGAAGAACCTGCTGGGCCCCTGACCCCTCAGAACAGCGACCAGACAGAATAGTTTTGAGTCCTTCGTTCATTGACCTGCGGTGATCTACAGTGGGACGGGGAGTGGCAGGAATTTCGAGGGACGCCTCGGCGTGGTCACTTTTACCTAAGGAGAGTCGCAAGCAGGACATTATGGAGCCGATCCAGCTGATGCTCTCCGAGGAACCCTCGAAATCGTCCTGCAGCACCACGAAAAAGATCCCGAAACTCTTCAGGGTGCCCATTACCAAGACGTTCACCTGAAAAAAACCCTGAGATTTAAAGCAGCGTCCACACGCTGTCCTGAAATCCTATGGGCCTTGGAAGTGCCTTTGCAGAGGCCTGGCGACCAGAGCAAAATGGACTGAGTTCCCATTTAATTAGTGGCTTCTGTCGTTGCTTCGTGACTTCATTCCTTTGAAGGATGTGATGACATCCACTgggaatattttgaaaaatgtatatatatgtaaaatctGTAAGTAAATTGTCTCTGGTTTTAATATCCAAAATTTCCAAAGAGGACTGTACAGAGCACTACTACTAAGAATATTAATTAGGCTCTTTGAgagaaggtttgaatcttaagcaatcTGCCCAGGGGTGAGTACATGTGGTTTGAAGTACAGCAGATGtatacagggctgtagcagttgtcaaagatctATGCTGATACACCCTGATGTAGATCCTCCTGGTGTTAATGTTAGGGCAgatcaatttaatttcctgttttttgagGCTTTCAGAAactgcaaacatttcacttaaaatgtagttttttgtgattaatattacattttatctaaagatCTGAGATATATTCCTAAGACATGCATTTTGCAGGTTGACTATTTAATTCTATGGTTCCTACCCACACACAACTATTTTTTGCACGTGTACACATGAATGCCAAAATAATTGTGGCAAATAATGTCTACAAGAAGAGGTGATATTACCAAAACTCACCAGGAAATAATATGGCCACTAAAATTGACTTACCAGAAAGCAGTGCAAGATGATCATCCATCCCCAGCCCCCATCTGGGGGGTCTACATAGCGAGTCTCTCCCTTCGTCTTCTTGGTTATCTTTCCTTCTGGCTCTCCTTTGCTGAAACGATACAAAGAGATGACCTGTCAACAAGCTGCTCCTCAGCAGATGGGACAATGGTGAGCCCATTGTTGTACTAATGCCGAACTGGAGATTGTATGCATGCGGAAACATGTTTTTTGGACTATGTACTTAGGGCATTTTGATTTTGGCATTGAGGGCTGAATATGGTATTTTATGCCACACTGATACtgttgctgaagcaattcagtttcAGCACCCTGCTCAGACCACTGCTGCACCACGTATGGGCTTTCGAACCCACAACCCTTTTGACTTACATGTGCACAGTTCTCTGACCATTATGCTACGCTGCTGCCACATCTGAGAGTCTAAATTTGAGGAGACATATTTTGCCATGCCTTCACAGCAGAAGTTTTATGGTGTCTTCTTTCTCTGATTTTTAgaccaattatttttaaagtcacATGGGCGGCTCTATGTGCAGTTGATTTGTTCTTCCCttaatttcaatcaatcaatcaatcaaatttaatttatatagcgcattttacagcaattgtcacaatatgcttcacagacaaccctggcctaaacccccacaggaacaagcctaaagcaacaatGGCGAGGAAAAACTCCCTTGTGGCAGATGGGAaaaaacctcggaaggaaccaggctcatgggtgttttttttagctTCATCAGTCTAAGATGGAGGAAAGCAGCAATGCTCTGGGCCCTTGCTGGTGGCATGGAGCAGACTGGGTTCGCCACAAAAGGAGAACACCGTCCTGAAGACAGGGTAAGTACATTGTATTCTGAGCAGATTGATTAGTGAAGTTGACCTGCCCCTCCTCTGGTTTTGGGTTTTCTTACTGTATCTCCATTCCCTCAGTAAATTTGGTTACACCTTGCTCTGCTTTGTAGAGGTAGAAGTCCCTGCACTGTTGCTATTGTCTTAAATATGAAGGGATGTAGTCTTAACAGGTGGTAGTCCATGCATTTGCTTCACaagtatttaattaatattatcagaaagaaaaataggcTTCCTAATCTGAAGTAAtcatgtaaagaaaaaaaggatggGTCATTGCTTGACCCTTTATCTAAAAAGTACTTGTGTATGGCACAATCAAGTAAAATCCCAGTGCTAATCTACTCCATTACCTAGTCTGATTTATCGACTCTCCAATGTTCTTGCACAGTTCATAAAACAATATAGTCTATGGCAGGGATGCACAGTTTGATTACTAAACGTTGGGGTCACAGCTTGTGCACTACAGGAACCAATGGTAGGAACCAAATTTGCAGCGtcagtaatagtagcagtagtagatTTTACTgccatatgcatttaaatatacagCCAGTGCGTTTCAATGCAATGAAAAACTTGTGCCGTGGCTAATCTTTAAAACAATGTGCTACATATATAAACCAAGTATAAAACCTACACAGACAATATAAGAAACAATATGTTGAGAACAGCATAAGAAATCAACATGCGCATCCTCAACCTACCCACAGTTTGTCGATGTACATCCATTTACATAACAGGAGCATTGTGTGAAACactgtacataaatataaaaatagcgGGAGTCTAGTGCCTTCTCACATTGTGTTGATGAGTCTTTGACGCATTTAACGATGTCAGCAACAGCTCCATTGATAGCAACCAGAGTgtgaattgcattacattacagccatttagcagacgctcttatccagagggacttaaaCAACTTTCTtcaaagcatttacattgcatccatttatacagctggatatatactgcagcaatgcaggttaagtaccttgctcaagggtacaacagcagtgctctacctgggaatcaaacctgttaCCTTTAGGTTAAAAGACCAGCTCTTTACCAATTATACTACAATGACTCTATCCTTCCTAAAATTAATAATGATCTCCTTCGTTTTTTAtctacactgagagagaggtcATTTTCCTTGCACCACCGGGATGGCACCCCCGCTCTGATAGGGACCGTCACTAGAATCGTTAATCAGGCCTATCGCCGTGGAGTTGTCTGCAGTCTTATCAACACGGCTATTCTGATATTTAGCAACACAGTCATACGTAAACAAGCTGTAGAGTAGAGGGTTCCAGCAACATCTTTGGAGTGCACCTATATACTATGGATCAAAGTGGATGAATATGTTGCTCCCAGTCTCACCGTTTGGGGTCTACcggttttaaaaaattgtacagCCAGGCACAGATCGAGTTACCTAGACCAAATCCTTTGAGTTACATCacattccatttatttggcaggtgcttttatccaaagcgacgtacaataagtgcataccgaaggtcatcggaacaactacaaaacacaggtccgataaggtacaatgcttattatgtaacagttatccatagccatgaacatcaggtccagttcacacagtgagcacagACTTGGTCACAGTTTAAAAGCCAGCTTTGCTGGCACAGTAGTGTTGGATGCACAACTATAGTCTATGAATAGTCTATAGTCTGTGGCAGGTGTTCCTCCTCTCAAGATGTTCCAGAATAATGTGCAAGATGAGCTAAACTGTATCTATAGATATATTTGGCCAGTAAGTGATGTGGAGGAAAATCCCTTCTTAGGTTCGGTGGGTGAGTCGGTGATGCAAGAATAAAGACTAGAAAttatgatttcttctaataacctttttattctcttcaaTCAATAATCCTTTTCATGTACGTAGGCCTACGGGAGGTCTCCAGTACCATAAAGACACATAGAGAGCTTCCTTGCATTATGTTTTACAACCTTTTTATAtaaccttcaaacgcagactaaagactcatctcttcaggctgcacctctccccacccctccctagcctatagtttagctcaatgtacctagttaggctaatacgattacgttagtttttatttggcaggattgtttttgtctgattaggcaaatgtgattccagtgctagtttgtacttggtaggattgttgtttgctgaacaggttactctacagggttggagtcctgatctatgtggtcacttctggcactacgatctttacttcactctagtgtgtttcttttgcacctctgcaccttgaactaatgcacttgctagcgtctgctaaatgcctgtaatgtaatgtaatgtaataaccagatctcctcctaccctgatgtatcttccctttaaaataaccaatcccagccttATGTTTCATCAGTTAGTTTACcaataactattatataatcttccattttaatcaataacaaatatttcactgcacacacttacagaggaatgtatatgcatgacttgaataacaagtatttgtcCTCATGGTTAACAATTGTTCCATCTTCCTGTTCcaaagtacatgcactttacatgcattcactacatgctgtaatccaactgaaatattgactcatatacacaccaccatgTTCTAACAAACTATGTTTATATCATTACCGTTACCattactttgattttcattcattcattttaatagaatataatctatACATTTACTAGATATAGCAAATCAGTTCTTTCTAGGTCAgtatcctttctcttctcttgcaactcaaaggtcttctgcacaagactgtttcccaacagaagttacttacaaaattccactaagtaaatgtttacaattttccctcctgcaactggggttcaaagattctctaggtagtatgcat is a window of Anguilla anguilla isolate fAngAng1 chromosome 13, fAngAng1.pri, whole genome shotgun sequence DNA encoding:
- the LOC118211150 gene encoding monocarboxylate transporter 5-like yields the protein MPLELCNSKGEPEGKITKKTKGETRYVDPPDGGWGWMIILHCFLVNVLVMGTLKSFGIFFVVLQDDFEGSSESISWIGSIMSCLRLSLGPLASVACGKLGCKITSIAGAVLVSTGFLISMLATSVVFLYVSLGLVVGLGFALLYQATSVVTATYFRKRIATAYSIGRSGMGLTFALAPFTQLLLEKYGWQGAFLIFGGLMLNLVASGMLLRPINLRPASSSSSSPVPAGRKEQPSKGSGLENGPANACLNEHRPLPSGITKTDPALGHHWQTPAPESAAMETNAPLTSDLTTTTVRNGVNGQAIAHGEAVAGHDTSEVNSSMQNVNSPVLGNALESSGVLKQPPRKKPKLLDFSLLKNPFFCIYTWSVVFSQLAYFIPYFHLSARARTLGIDPMDAAFIISVAGITEAVAQLVSGLVTDRTRQHKFHYHKAYLILCGVVNLLSPLATTYLQLMVYAVFFAIFCGGYMTLLLPVLVDLVGVERLNTSMGFSMFFVGLGCLTGPPLAGCLYDHTQTYDGSFYLAGVCYLLSSVSLFLEPLARRWQARRRAQWGPEGKESLKGDIL